A region from the Gemmatimonadaceae bacterium genome encodes:
- a CDS encoding aspartate ammonia-lyase: MRIERDPLGPLEVPSEALYGVQTMRAVQNFPISGLRPLRPFVIGQVWIKRAAALTHRETGRLDARRANAIVQAADEVLAGRYSDQFVVDPYQAGAGTSHNMNVNEVLANRANELLGGARGTYDPVHPNDHVNMAQSTNDTIPTTIRLACLSQLGGLVAAFHGLRDALAGKAREFDDVMKAGRTHLQDAMPIRLGQEFAAYAGSVERGTRRVIEAADYLRDLGIGGSAVGTGVTVEPQYPALMNTHLRAMTGLDLRVGNDRIQLMQSMGDVAGFSAAIRVLAIDLSKIASDLRLMVMGPRTGIDEITLPAVQPGSSIMPGKINPSIPEMVNQVCYQVMGCDTTVAVAAEHGQLELNVMMPVIAHNVLLSMQILTNAVTVLTERCVKGIQANREMCEYWVERSAALATALMPRIGYAAAAEISKRSVKEGVLIRELVRREEVIPEDEVDEVLDLRRMTEIGVPGGDRRSVPGG, from the coding sequence ATGCGCATCGAACGCGATCCCCTCGGCCCGCTCGAGGTTCCGAGCGAGGCCCTCTACGGCGTGCAGACCATGCGCGCCGTGCAGAACTTTCCCATCTCCGGGCTTCGCCCGCTCCGTCCGTTTGTGATCGGACAGGTCTGGATCAAGCGTGCCGCGGCGCTGACGCACCGGGAGACCGGACGGCTCGATGCGCGGCGCGCCAATGCGATCGTGCAAGCCGCCGACGAGGTGCTGGCGGGTCGATACAGCGACCAGTTCGTCGTCGACCCCTACCAGGCTGGTGCCGGTACCTCGCACAACATGAACGTGAACGAGGTGCTCGCCAACCGGGCCAACGAGTTGCTCGGCGGAGCGCGCGGGACATACGATCCCGTGCATCCGAACGACCATGTGAACATGGCGCAGAGCACCAACGACACGATTCCGACGACCATCAGGCTCGCGTGTCTGTCGCAGCTCGGAGGTCTTGTCGCCGCCTTTCACGGCCTGCGCGACGCGCTCGCCGGCAAGGCCCGCGAGTTCGACGACGTGATGAAGGCCGGTCGAACCCACCTGCAGGACGCGATGCCCATCCGGCTTGGCCAGGAATTCGCCGCGTACGCGGGATCGGTCGAGCGCGGGACCAGGCGTGTCATCGAGGCCGCGGACTATCTGCGCGATCTCGGGATCGGGGGCTCGGCTGTCGGCACCGGCGTGACCGTGGAGCCGCAATATCCGGCCCTGATGAACACACACCTGCGCGCGATGACCGGCCTCGATCTGCGTGTCGGCAACGATCGCATCCAGTTGATGCAGAGCATGGGGGATGTCGCCGGGTTCAGCGCCGCGATCCGCGTGCTCGCAATAGACCTCAGCAAGATCGCGTCCGACCTGCGCCTGATGGTGATGGGGCCACGCACCGGCATCGACGAGATCACGCTTCCCGCCGTGCAGCCGGGTTCGTCGATCATGCCCGGGAAGATCAATCCCTCGATCCCCGAAATGGTCAACCAGGTCTGCTATCAGGTGATGGGCTGCGACACGACCGTCGCCGTTGCGGCCGAACACGGCCAGCTGGAACTCAACGTCATGATGCCGGTCATCGCGCACAACGTGCTGTTGTCGATGCAAATCCTCACGAATGCGGTCACGGTGCTCACCGAGCGCTGCGTGAAGGGCATTCAGGCGAACCGCGAGATGTGCGAGTACTGGGTAGAGCGTTCTGCCGCGCTCGCGACGGCGCTCATGCCGCGGATCGGCTACGCCGCCGCCGCCGAAATTTCCAAACGCTCGGTGAAGGAAGGGGTCTTGATCCGCGAGCTGGTGCGGCGAGAGGAGGTCATCCCGGAGGACGAGGTCGACGAGGTGCTCGACCTGCGTCGAATGACCGAGATCGGCGTGCCGGGCGGGGATCGCCGCTCGGTGCCGGGTGGATAG
- a CDS encoding Rrf2 family transcriptional regulator: MRITTWAEYGVICALHLARRHGEGPVTGRDLSAREGLPADYVEQILLRLRRAGLISSTRGARGGYVLAREPEAISVREIIAASELGTFDLHCISHPITEERCSDSQNCSIRPVWLMLQRRIDDALESVRLADLLQDEPSVRQRVGLPVLQA, translated from the coding sequence ATGCGGATCACCACGTGGGCCGAGTATGGCGTCATCTGCGCGTTGCACCTCGCCAGGAGGCATGGCGAGGGGCCGGTCACAGGTCGCGACCTGTCAGCGCGCGAAGGGCTCCCGGCAGACTACGTCGAGCAGATCCTCCTCCGGCTGCGCCGGGCCGGGCTCATCTCCAGCACGCGTGGCGCGAGAGGCGGTTACGTCCTCGCGAGGGAGCCGGAAGCCATTTCGGTTCGGGAGATCATTGCCGCATCGGAGCTCGGCACCTTCGACCTCCATTGCATTTCGCATCCGATCACCGAAGAGCGCTGCTCCGATTCGCAGAACTGCTCGATTCGGCCCGTGTGGCTCATGCTGCAGCGTCGGATCGATGACGCGCTGGAGAGCGTACGGCTCGCCGATCTGCTGCAGGACGAGCCCAGCGTGCGCCAGCGCGTGGGACTCCCGGTTTTGCAAGCCTAG
- a CDS encoding sulfatase-like hydrolase/transferase — MLLRSESRTSPEGSNALWRARLAVLLYAGAIAFPGVVSLAIKRKLLADEGGGYDLVAWALGLADGTHLGALRQVALYRWDLAVVLVALPIGWLLFIRWLAPGLRAALTALTAMLLAVALFIELKCFWEVGTFLPLHVLAAGALGAGRKFASEYLQKGSLIKLGAVLMSVVVATALAWWLERGARASTRAFPGWRLSTIPLAAAGLFVALPIVPRTPYDRSAAVMALGEFVGRGSNQVPERSKGQIAVGELVAQYREVSRAPVPNGRSPYFGKAKGYNVLVYLYETLPFACYHDSATASSYRALRSLEPSAFVAERHYATYPYSRRAYFSIYAGWYPPHGMRDFTDETWDDVNSLGSAGMVRSARDAGYQTAAYVPEHAESWESDIVRYRVLGFERHVVPPNAGTVTVALRNAPDARLGWQRPQDDSARALLKRDIRRASAAGKPWFFAFNPQLSHGPWPNASTAASAADACARGADVQGEVDRGLGEVLSLLDSLGQRKHTIVVALGDHGLRNRAEFPLFRGATLDDITFHVPMLISAPGVLDSTTAIPWPTSHVDIAPSVLDLLGIEAGRQMEQGSPMWTPALRDRRVFIFAQGYLGVDGYVEADRAVMLNYMLGSVSESRGPKLEFSPKQLLQARDSTSEAVTALLWRVTQIQDGFMQHLPSLSAEAQRRTPREAAGTLANPGSR; from the coding sequence ATGCTCTTACGGTCCGAGTCGAGGACGTCGCCGGAGGGTTCGAACGCGCTCTGGCGCGCGCGGCTGGCCGTGCTGCTGTATGCCGGCGCGATCGCGTTTCCCGGTGTCGTCTCCCTCGCCATCAAGCGCAAACTGCTCGCCGATGAGGGCGGGGGGTACGATCTGGTCGCCTGGGCCCTCGGCCTTGCCGATGGGACACACCTCGGTGCCCTCCGGCAGGTTGCCCTGTATCGATGGGATCTCGCCGTCGTGCTGGTCGCGCTCCCGATCGGCTGGCTGCTCTTCATTCGCTGGCTCGCACCGGGCCTCCGGGCCGCACTCACCGCGTTGACGGCGATGCTTCTCGCCGTCGCGCTGTTCATTGAGCTCAAGTGCTTCTGGGAGGTTGGCACGTTCCTCCCATTGCACGTGCTCGCAGCCGGCGCCCTTGGGGCTGGCCGCAAGTTCGCTTCCGAGTACCTGCAAAAGGGCTCGCTGATCAAGCTTGGGGCCGTGCTGATGAGCGTCGTGGTTGCCACCGCGTTGGCCTGGTGGCTCGAACGAGGGGCTCGCGCTTCGACACGGGCGTTTCCGGGTTGGCGACTCTCAACCATACCGCTGGCCGCCGCCGGGCTGTTCGTCGCCCTCCCCATTGTTCCGCGGACGCCCTACGATCGCAGTGCAGCCGTGATGGCGTTGGGTGAGTTCGTGGGGCGCGGCTCAAACCAGGTTCCCGAGCGTTCCAAGGGTCAGATCGCCGTTGGCGAACTCGTGGCTCAGTACCGGGAGGTGTCGCGGGCACCCGTCCCCAACGGACGGTCTCCGTACTTCGGCAAGGCCAAGGGCTACAACGTCCTCGTGTACCTCTACGAGACGCTCCCCTTCGCCTGCTACCACGACAGCGCCACCGCCTCCTCGTATCGGGCGCTGCGTTCACTGGAGCCCAGCGCCTTCGTCGCCGAGCGTCATTACGCGACCTATCCGTACTCGCGGCGCGCGTATTTCTCGATCTACGCGGGATGGTACCCTCCTCATGGGATGCGCGACTTCACCGACGAAACCTGGGACGACGTGAACAGTCTCGGGTCGGCCGGGATGGTGCGGAGCGCACGCGACGCCGGGTACCAGACGGCTGCCTACGTGCCGGAGCACGCCGAGAGCTGGGAAAGCGACATCGTCAGATATCGCGTGCTTGGATTCGAGCGGCACGTGGTCCCGCCGAACGCCGGCACCGTCACCGTGGCGCTTCGCAACGCGCCCGATGCCCGGTTGGGCTGGCAGCGCCCACAGGACGACTCGGCCCGCGCGCTCCTCAAACGTGACATCCGCCGTGCATCGGCCGCTGGCAAGCCCTGGTTCTTCGCGTTCAATCCGCAGCTCTCTCACGGTCCGTGGCCTAACGCGTCCACCGCGGCCAGCGCCGCCGACGCGTGTGCGCGCGGTGCGGACGTTCAGGGCGAAGTCGACCGCGGGCTTGGCGAGGTGCTTTCCCTGCTCGACTCGCTCGGGCAGCGGAAACACACCATCGTCGTCGCCCTGGGCGACCATGGTCTGCGCAATCGCGCCGAGTTCCCGCTCTTCCGCGGGGCCACGCTCGACGACATCACGTTCCACGTCCCGATGCTCATCTCGGCACCGGGAGTGCTCGACTCCACGACGGCGATCCCGTGGCCCACGTCCCACGTCGATATCGCCCCCAGTGTACTCGACCTGCTCGGCATCGAAGCGGGTCGTCAGATGGAGCAGGGGAGCCCGATGTGGACTCCCGCGCTCAGGGATCGGCGCGTGTTCATCTTCGCGCAGGGGTACCTCGGCGTCGACGGGTACGTGGAGGCAGACCGTGCCGTGATGCTCAACTACATGCTGGGCAGCGTCTCGGAATCCCGGGGCCCGAAGCTCGAGTTCAGCCCGAAGCAGTTGCTGCAGGCCCGTGACTCGACGTCCGAGGCGGTGACCGCGCTCCTGTGGCGGGTCACGCAGATCCAGGACGGCTTCATGCAGCACCTGCCGTCGCTGTCCGCCGAGGCGCAGCGCCGCACGCCGCGAGAGGCGGCGGGAACCCTGGCCAATCCCGGGAGTCGTTAG
- the smpB gene encoding SsrA-binding protein SmpB: protein MVQRADSAEPAIESVARNRQARHEYQILETWEAGIVLAGTEVKSLREGKANISDAYGIVRDGEVYLLNMNISPYERGGYVNHEPTRLRKLLLHQREIRRLIGGVERQGLTLVPLEVYFRNGRAKVRLALAKGKKLHDKRDDSRRRDAEREMARAFRRR, encoded by the coding sequence GTGGTCCAACGCGCCGATTCCGCCGAGCCCGCCATCGAGTCTGTCGCCCGAAATCGGCAGGCCCGGCACGAATACCAGATCCTCGAGACCTGGGAGGCGGGGATCGTGCTGGCCGGCACCGAGGTCAAGTCGCTGCGGGAGGGCAAGGCCAACATCTCGGACGCGTATGGCATCGTCCGGGATGGCGAGGTGTACCTCCTCAACATGAACATCTCCCCCTATGAGCGCGGAGGCTACGTGAATCACGAGCCCACGCGCCTGCGGAAGCTGCTGCTCCATCAGCGAGAGATCCGCCGGCTCATCGGTGGCGTGGAGCGTCAGGGCCTGACCCTCGTTCCGCTCGAGGTGTACTTCCGGAACGGCCGCGCGAAGGTTCGGCTGGCGCTCGCCAAGGGGAAAAAGCTGCACGACAAGCGCGACGACTCCCGCCGGCGTGATGCCGAGCGCGAGATGGCGCGCGCCTTCAGGCGTCGATGA
- a CDS encoding N-acetylmuramoyl-L-alanine amidase: MTRLLSLVGIVAALQGQAPASLVIRAGEVSTPLPVLVTRRGPMVRLEDGIQALGAALVRGGNDAWRLVIGSAQIELSVGLAVARTRDGVQPLAAPPTMFEGKLLVPLALLTDVVPRVSTGYTYSAGVLSWAGVRTRVAAPAPAASSPPRSTMPSPDAGGRREPPPRLVVVDAGHGGPDKGMQGPIGVSRKVLEKDITLGVARRLRDALRQRDVAVVMTRTSDTLIALGDRGRIANQAKATLFVSIHVNAANPRWRDPGAARGFETYFLSEAKTDDERRVEAMENEAVKYEGEAEIDAGDPVSFILNDMKQNEYLRESSDLAAAIQARLARMHPGPDRGVKQAGFKVLVTAFMPAVLVEIGFGSNRAESRYIASAEGQNELAAAIADAVVEYLDRLGKKMQAGPS, translated from the coding sequence ATGACGCGCCTGCTGTCGCTCGTTGGCATCGTCGCCGCGCTGCAGGGGCAGGCGCCGGCCTCGCTGGTGATCCGCGCTGGTGAGGTCTCCACGCCGCTGCCGGTGCTGGTCACGAGGCGCGGCCCGATGGTGCGACTCGAAGACGGGATCCAGGCGCTCGGGGCAGCCCTCGTCCGTGGTGGAAACGACGCCTGGCGCCTGGTCATCGGTAGCGCCCAGATCGAACTGTCGGTGGGGCTCGCGGTTGCGCGCACCAGGGACGGTGTGCAGCCGCTGGCCGCACCGCCCACCATGTTCGAGGGCAAGCTGCTCGTGCCCCTGGCGCTCCTGACCGACGTCGTGCCTCGGGTGTCGACCGGATACACCTACTCGGCGGGGGTGCTCTCCTGGGCGGGTGTGCGGACGCGCGTGGCCGCGCCCGCACCCGCAGCGTCCTCGCCCCCGCGGTCGACGATGCCGAGTCCTGACGCTGGAGGACGCCGCGAGCCGCCGCCGCGCCTCGTGGTGGTGGATGCCGGGCACGGGGGCCCCGACAAGGGCATGCAGGGGCCGATCGGTGTGTCGCGAAAGGTGCTGGAGAAAGACATCACGCTTGGCGTTGCGCGCCGGTTGCGCGACGCGCTCAGGCAGCGCGACGTCGCGGTGGTCATGACCCGCACGTCAGATACCTTGATCGCCCTGGGAGATCGTGGTCGGATTGCGAATCAGGCCAAGGCCACGCTCTTCGTGTCGATTCACGTGAACGCGGCCAACCCCCGCTGGCGCGACCCGGGAGCGGCGCGCGGATTCGAGACGTATTTCCTCTCCGAGGCCAAGACCGACGATGAGCGCCGAGTCGAGGCCATGGAAAACGAGGCGGTGAAATACGAGGGTGAGGCCGAGATCGACGCGGGGGATCCGGTGTCGTTCATCCTCAACGACATGAAGCAGAACGAGTACCTCCGTGAGTCGAGCGACCTCGCCGCCGCGATCCAGGCGCGCCTGGCGCGGATGCATCCCGGCCCCGATCGCGGCGTCAAGCAGGCGGGCTTCAAGGTCCTGGTCACGGCGTTCATGCCTGCGGTGCTCGTCGAAATCGGCTTCGGATCCAATCGCGCCGAGTCGCGCTACATCGCCTCTGCCGAGGGGCAGAATGAGCTGGCGGCAGCGATCGCGGACGCCGTCGTCGAGTACCTCGATCGACTGGGAAAGAAGATGCAGGCAGGGCCCTCGTGA
- a CDS encoding dihydroorotate dehydrogenase — protein MSVASLVGDVGGIPLQNPVLLAAGTAAYGDELDGVMDLESLGGLVTKAVSLEARPGAPSPRVADFPGGMINAIGLANPGVEAVRATHLPWLAANVRRARVLVNVVGYAVEDYAAVITRLDDAPGKQGYELNVSCPNVKAGGMEFGADIGALEDLVRRARGATDLPLFVKLSPTLPDLVRSAEVALGAGATGLTLVNTWPGLVIDVDTRKPALGFGTGGVSGPGLLPIGLLATWKVWKATHAPIIGVGGIASANDVLQYLMAGASAVGIGTAALRDPRLPHRVVRGLEAWCRDTGVAALSSLRGTLQWPT, from the coding sequence GTGAGTGTCGCGAGTCTCGTGGGCGATGTCGGTGGCATTCCCCTGCAGAACCCGGTACTGCTCGCGGCGGGAACGGCCGCGTACGGTGACGAACTCGATGGGGTGATGGACCTCGAGTCGCTGGGCGGACTGGTGACGAAGGCGGTGAGTCTCGAGGCACGACCTGGGGCACCATCGCCGCGCGTCGCCGACTTTCCCGGCGGCATGATCAACGCGATTGGCTTGGCCAATCCCGGTGTGGAGGCGGTGCGCGCCACGCACCTGCCGTGGCTGGCCGCCAACGTGCGCCGGGCCCGAGTGCTCGTGAACGTGGTGGGCTACGCGGTGGAGGACTACGCCGCGGTCATCACGCGGCTCGACGACGCACCCGGCAAGCAGGGCTACGAGCTCAACGTGTCCTGTCCGAACGTGAAGGCTGGCGGCATGGAGTTCGGCGCCGACATCGGCGCGCTCGAGGACCTCGTGCGGCGCGCGCGCGGTGCGACCGACCTGCCGCTGTTCGTCAAGCTATCGCCCACGCTGCCGGACCTCGTGCGGAGCGCGGAAGTCGCGTTAGGCGCTGGCGCGACGGGCCTGACGCTCGTGAACACGTGGCCGGGCCTGGTCATCGACGTCGACACGCGGAAGCCCGCCCTCGGCTTCGGGACCGGCGGCGTGAGCGGTCCGGGGCTGTTGCCGATCGGGCTCCTGGCGACGTGGAAGGTGTGGAAAGCCACACACGCGCCGATCATCGGGGTCGGAGGGATCGCGAGCGCCAACGATGTGCTGCAATATCTCATGGCGGGCGCGAGCGCTGTCGGTATCGGCACGGCCGCCCTGCGCGACCCGCGGCTCCCGCATCGCGTCGTTCGCGGCCTCGAGGCATGGTGCCGCGACACTGGCGTTGCCGCATTGTCCTCCCTTCGAGGCACCCTGCAGTGGCCGACCTGA
- the pyrF gene encoding orotidine-5'-phosphate decarboxylase: MVPRHWRCRIVLPSRHPAVADLSAVPIVALDVPSEHEAMALVRELGPLAGWYKVGGELFTACGPSVVRAIRASGRQVFLDLKFHDIPNTVRASARSAAGLGASMITVHASGGATMVRAAVEGAGPTCHVMGVTVLTSMDAPSLAETWGRVESGVELLGEVVRLAGICAGAGTHGVVCSGHEASAIVERFSGLNPLVPGIRFAEGSSHDQVRVMTPRRAVEVGARYLVLGRAVTAAPDPRSAMQRVLDDIRAT; this comes from the coding sequence ATGGTGCCGCGACACTGGCGTTGCCGCATTGTCCTCCCTTCGAGGCACCCTGCAGTGGCCGACCTGAGCGCCGTCCCGATCGTTGCCCTCGATGTCCCGTCCGAACACGAGGCCATGGCGCTCGTGCGTGAACTGGGACCCCTGGCCGGCTGGTACAAGGTGGGTGGTGAGCTGTTCACCGCGTGCGGGCCGTCCGTGGTACGGGCCATCAGGGCCAGCGGCCGACAGGTGTTTCTCGACCTCAAGTTTCACGACATCCCGAATACGGTGCGCGCGTCCGCCCGTTCCGCGGCGGGGCTTGGCGCCTCGATGATCACCGTGCACGCGTCGGGAGGGGCAACCATGGTGCGTGCGGCGGTGGAGGGGGCCGGGCCAACCTGTCACGTCATGGGCGTGACCGTGCTGACGTCAATGGATGCACCGTCGCTGGCGGAAACGTGGGGGAGGGTGGAGAGCGGGGTGGAGCTGCTGGGGGAAGTGGTCCGACTGGCGGGGATCTGTGCCGGGGCGGGGACGCACGGCGTGGTCTGCTCGGGGCATGAGGCGTCGGCGATCGTGGAGCGGTTTTCGGGCCTGAACCCCCTGGTGCCGGGGATCCGGTTTGCCGAGGGGTCGTCGCACGATCAGGTGCGGGTGATGACGCCGCGGCGGGCGGTGGAGGTGGGGGCCCGGTATCTCGTATTGGGGCGGGCCGTGACCGCGGCGCCCGATCCGCGCTCGGCGATGCAGCGGGTGTTGGACGACATTCGCGCCACGTGA
- the rpmJ gene encoding 50S ribosomal protein L36: MKVRTSVKPICEHCKVVKRSGVTRIICKRNPKHKQRQG; encoded by the coding sequence GTGAAAGTTCGGACCAGCGTGAAGCCGATCTGCGAGCACTGCAAGGTGGTCAAGCGATCGGGCGTGACACGCATCATCTGCAAGCGCAACCCTAAGCACAAGCAGCGGCAGGGCTGA
- the rpsM gene encoding 30S ribosomal protein S13, translating into MARISGVDLPREKRVEIGLTYIFGIGRATAQAILEKSGVSPDLRVRDLTEADVNKLRQTIEKDHRVEGALRTEIAMNIKRLMDIGSYRGIRHRRGLPVRGQRTHTNARTKKGPRRAIAGKKKVTK; encoded by the coding sequence ATGGCACGCATTTCCGGTGTAGACCTTCCGCGCGAAAAGCGCGTCGAGATCGGGCTCACGTACATCTTCGGGATCGGGCGCGCGACGGCGCAGGCCATCCTCGAGAAGTCCGGAGTGAGCCCGGACCTTCGTGTGCGCGACCTGACGGAAGCCGACGTCAACAAGCTGCGTCAGACGATCGAAAAGGACCATCGCGTGGAGGGCGCGCTGCGCACCGAGATCGCGATGAACATCAAGCGCCTGATGGACATCGGGTCGTATCGCGGGATCCGGCATCGCCGCGGCCTTCCGGTCCGCGGGCAGCGTACTCACACCAACGCGCGCACCAAGAAGGGGCCGCGCCGCGCCATCGCGGGCAAGAAGAAGGTGACCAAGTAG
- the rpsK gene encoding 30S ribosomal protein S11: MATGKKTKRVVEAEGIAHVNATFNNTLVTITDVHGNTVSWGTSGKAGFKGSKKSTPFAATVAAEQCAREALSAGVRRVHVRVQGPGSGRESAVQALAAAGLQVKSIKDVTPIPHNGCRPPKRRRV; the protein is encoded by the coding sequence ATGGCAACTGGAAAGAAGACCAAGCGCGTCGTGGAGGCGGAAGGCATCGCCCACGTCAACGCCACGTTCAACAACACGCTGGTGACCATCACCGACGTCCACGGGAATACCGTGTCGTGGGGCACGTCGGGCAAGGCGGGCTTCAAGGGGTCCAAGAAGTCGACGCCGTTTGCCGCCACCGTCGCCGCCGAGCAGTGCGCGCGCGAAGCGCTCTCCGCCGGAGTGCGCCGGGTGCATGTGCGCGTGCAGGGCCCGGGGAGCGGTCGCGAGTCCGCCGTGCAGGCGCTGGCCGCCGCCGGTCTGCAGGTCAAGTCGATCAAGGACGTCACGCCGATTCCGCACAACGGCTGCCGTCCCCCCAAGCGCCGGAGGGTCTGA
- the rpsD gene encoding 30S ribosomal protein S4, with product MRYTGPSCRQCRREGTKLFLKGTKCFTEKCPVERRPYAPGQHGQAQARRRKASEYSKQLREKQKIKRIYGVSEQQFRNTFEKVAKLPGITGHNLLAALESRLDNMVYRMGFAASRKAARQLIRHGHIEVDRKPVDIPSFAVRPGAEVRVHGKSRDNVWVKEAMEHSARGALPSWLAVDRDSFSGRMLERPTRPTIAIAAQEQLVVELYSK from the coding sequence ATGCGCTACACCGGACCCAGCTGCCGTCAGTGCCGTCGCGAGGGCACCAAGCTGTTCCTCAAGGGCACCAAGTGTTTCACCGAGAAGTGCCCGGTCGAGCGTCGCCCCTATGCCCCCGGCCAGCACGGTCAGGCCCAGGCGCGCCGCCGCAAGGCATCGGAGTACTCCAAGCAGCTCCGCGAGAAGCAGAAGATCAAGCGCATCTACGGGGTGAGCGAACAGCAGTTCCGCAACACCTTCGAAAAGGTGGCCAAACTTCCGGGCATCACCGGCCACAACCTGCTCGCCGCGCTGGAGAGCCGCCTGGACAACATGGTGTACCGGATGGGATTCGCCGCGAGCCGCAAGGCGGCGCGTCAGCTGATCCGTCACGGCCACATCGAGGTGGATCGCAAGCCGGTCGACATCCCGAGCTTTGCCGTTCGCCCGGGCGCCGAAGTCCGCGTGCATGGCAAGTCGCGCGACAACGTGTGGGTGAAGGAAGCCATGGAGCATTCCGCGCGCGGCGCGTTGCCCTCGTGGCTGGCGGTGGACCGCGACTCCTTCAGTGGCCGCATGCTCGAGCGCCCCACGCGCCCGACCATCGCGATCGCCGCGCAGGAACAGCTGGTCGTCGAGTTGTACTCGAAGTAG